In a single window of the Nocardioides massiliensis genome:
- a CDS encoding SDR family oxidoreductase has protein sequence MGILDSFRVDDRVAVVTGAGRGIGAATAVALAEAGADVVISARHANQLEKVAEQVRATGRRAHVVPADLSDLDAAAGLADAAVEAFGRLDIIVNNVGGSIPNALMDTDPAYLADAFHFNVNTAHALTRAAVPHLLKDGGGSVVNISSVIGRVAGRGYLAYGTAKAALSHYTKLAATDLAPLVRVNAVGVGSVLTSALEYVASDEKIMGQMESSTPLGRVGRPEEIAAAVLYLSSPAGAYLTGKILEVDGGLQVPNLDLGLPDLTPDA, from the coding sequence ATGGGAATCCTGGACTCCTTCCGTGTCGACGATCGCGTCGCGGTGGTCACCGGCGCCGGCCGCGGCATCGGTGCGGCCACCGCCGTGGCGCTCGCCGAGGCCGGTGCCGACGTGGTCATCAGCGCCCGGCATGCCAACCAGCTGGAGAAGGTCGCCGAACAGGTGCGCGCGACCGGACGCCGGGCCCACGTCGTCCCGGCCGACCTCAGCGACCTCGACGCCGCGGCGGGGCTCGCCGACGCCGCGGTCGAGGCCTTCGGTCGCCTCGACATCATCGTCAACAACGTCGGGGGCAGCATCCCGAACGCCTTGATGGACACCGACCCCGCCTACCTCGCTGACGCGTTCCACTTCAACGTCAACACCGCGCACGCGCTCACCCGCGCCGCCGTACCCCACCTGCTGAAGGACGGCGGTGGATCGGTCGTCAACATCTCCTCGGTGATCGGCCGGGTCGCCGGTCGCGGCTACCTCGCCTACGGCACGGCCAAGGCCGCGCTGAGCCACTACACGAAGCTCGCCGCCACCGACCTCGCACCGCTGGTACGGGTCAACGCGGTCGGAGTGGGCTCGGTGCTGACGTCCGCGCTCGAGTACGTCGCCTCGGACGAGAAGATCATGGGGCAGATGGAGTCCAGCACCCCGCTCGGCCGGGTGGGCCGGCCCGAGGAGATCGCCGCGGCGGTGCTCTACCTCAGCTCGCCCGCGGGGGCGTACCTCACCGGCAAGATCCTGGAGGTCGACGGCGGGTTGCAAGTGCCGAACCTCGATCTCGGTCTGCCGGACCTGACGCCCGACGCCTGA